CTATTCCAACCAAAGCATCTCTTCCATAATGTAATTCTGGAAAGATTACCCCGCCGCTTCCTTCGCCGCCAATAACCGCATCAACTTCTTTCATCTTCTTTACCACATTTGCTTCACCAACAGGTGAACGAAAAACTGAACATCCAAATTTAGCTGCAACATCATCAACTGCTCTGGTTGTCGACAGATTAACAACAACATTTCCCTTTTTTCTTGATAAAACAAAATGAACGATTTGTGTGATTGTATTTTCTTCAATAAAAGGTTCACCTTTATCAGTGATCAAAACCAATCTATCGACATCAGGATCGACTACAATTCCTAAGTCAGCATTTGCACCTTTTACTTTTTTCATCGTCTCTGTTAAGTTTTCCGGCAAGGGTTCGGGTAGTCTTGGAAAGATCCCGGTTGTCTCACAATTCATTTCAATAACTTCACAACCAAATTCTTTCAAGAAATCTGGAAGCACAAATGCACCCGCACCGTTTACACAATCCAAAACTACTTTGAATCTTCTTTTCCGGATTTCATCCAAATAGATAATCCCTAAATCCAGTACAGCATCAATATGATTTTGAATTCCTTTCGAATACTCTGTCCATTTTCCAATTTTGTCCCAGGATTTATAACTTTGTTTATCATTCTGCAAAAACATTTGCATCTGCAGATATTCTTCGGGAGAGAGGAATTGTCCCGTACTATTTAACAACTTCAAAGCATTCCATTCATTAGGATTGTGACTCGCAGAAATTGCTATTCCACCATTCGCATTTAATTTTTTTACATTGAATTGCACTGTTGGTGTCGGACAAATTCCGATATCTATAACATCAATGCCTTTAGCAAGCAAAGTCCCTGTGGTAATCTGATTGACCATTTCCCCTGTTATTCTCGCGTCTCGTCCGACTACTACTTTTCCTGAACCTACAAAGTCAGCAAACGCATTAGTGTGTTTAATAATTATTTCCGGTTCCAATCCATCACCGACAATCCCACGGATTCCGGAAATGCTCGACATCAAAGTACCCATTGATTTCCTTTTATTTATTTAAGCCTAAACAGATGTGCAAAGATAAATATTTGCTAATTGAATTTTTGAATTTAATTTTATGAAACTCATCATTAAAAATTAGTATTCATTGAAAAGTAAAATCAAAAAGATAAATGAGCTGTTGGTGAAGCATTTCGGCGTTCCTGAGAGACCTGCTAAACTTCCAAATCCAGTCGATACTTTGATAGCCACAATTCTTTCACAAAATACTAATGACAGAAACTCTTATCGGGCATATCAAAATCTAAAATCAAGATACAAATCCTGGAAAGAAGTAGCTGAAGTTTCCAGGAAACAAATTGAATCTACCATAAAAGTTGCAGGATTGGGAAAACAAAAGTCATCCGCAATTAAAAAGTTTCTTTCTTCATTAAAGAAAAGAAATGATAATTTCGATATGAGATATCTCCAGAAAATGCAAGATGATGAAATTCTGAATGAGCTAACCTCGATTAATGGAATTGGAGTGAAGACAGCAAGTTGCGTTCTATTATTTTCTCTGGATAGAAATGTGTGCCCTGTCGATACACATGTTCATAGAACTCTGAATAGAATAGGATTAGTAGATACGAAAACTCCGGTAAAAACTTTTGAACTAATCAGCGGAAAATTACCAAAAGGAATTGCACATCAGTTTCATACTAACTTGATAAAATTGGGAAGAATTATTTGCAAGTCTGCAAAACCGCTGTGTTCTGTTTGTCCGATTCTGAAGCAATGCAAATATGAGCATAAAAATATTCAGCCCGTAACCGTTAGGAAAGGAAATGGATTTCTGCTGCTTGATTCAATTTAATTGATACCAGCAGTTAAAATTTCTTAAAAACATAAATCTTTTTATTTTTACTTTAATCTAATGGCTATTTCCCTTAAATTTGAAGTTAGTTTAAGGCATATCAATAATTTAATATCAGGAGAAATTAAATGGCAGAACAATTAGGATTGCTCGGATACGATTATGTTGAATTTTATGTGGGCTCAGCAAAAATGTGGGCGTACTGGCACGCTAAAGCTATGGGGATGAAGATTGTTGGATATTCAGGACCAGAAACTGGTGTTAAAGGAAAAGTATCTTATTATCTTGAGCAAAATAATCTTAGAATTGTCGTCACTTCTGCAATAAATCCAAGTCAGTATCAAATTCATCAATTTGTTGAAAGACATGGCGATGGCGTTAAAAGATGGTCGCTAAAAGTAAAAGATGTAAAAAAAGCATTTGATGCTGCATTAAAGAATGGTGCTGTTCCTGCCTGGGAACCAATTAAAACTGAAAATGAAAATGGTTGGGTTGAAGAAGCAGCTTTAAAACTGTACGATGATGCAGAGATAGTTTTTGTAAACAGAGATAATTACAAGGGAATATTCAAACCGGGATACGGCAAACCAATTCAGAAAATTGAAATCACTACAGAAGACACCGGACTACAGGCGATTGATCACATCGTTGGGAACGTAAGAACTAACGAGATGGATCTCTGGGCGAATTATTTAAATAAGAGTTTAAACTTTGAAACATTCATTGATTTTGGTCCCGGAGATATATCAACACAGTATTCAGCATTACTTTCAAAAGTTGTTCGATCAACTGAAGGTCCTGCAATAAAAAATCCTATCAACGAACCATACGAAGGATTAAAGAAATCTCAGATTGAAGAATATATAGATGAATATCTTGGCTCTGGAATTCAGCACGTTGCAGTAATTACAAATGATATTATCAAAACTATTGCCGCAATGAGAAAAAACGGGATGGAATTTCTCTCTGTTCCAGATACATATTACGAACGGTTAAAAGAAAAAGGTTTTGAGGTTACTGAGAATATCGATGATTTGAAGGAACATGGAATTCTTTGTGATATTGAAGGAAAAGGTTATTTGCTGCAGTTGTTCACAAAACCGATTGGAGACAGACCAACATTTTTCTATGAGATAATTCAAAGAAGAAAAGGTGCACAGGGATTTGGTCAAGGTAATTTCCAGGCATTGTTTGAATCGATTGAAAGAGATCAGGCACAGCGTGGTAGTCTTGATAAAGTAAGAAAGTAAAAAGTAAATAGGAATAATGTAACAGGAAGAAATAAGGAGGATTAAATGCCATTTTATGTTAAAGTAGGAAAAGTTCCACCTAAACGTCATACAACTTTTTATAAAGAAGACGGAAAATCACTTTACAGGGAGGAACTCTTCAGCACAAAAGGATTTTCAGGAATCTACTCGAATAAGTATCACCTTTACATGCCTCCGCAAGTTGAGAAAATAGAAGAGATAAGAAACAGAAAATCCGCTGAGTGGCCGGATGCACCTTTACAGTATTATCATTTTTTCACTGATGATAAAAAGACAGAAGGTAATTTTATTACTTCAAGAAATGAATTTTTGAAAAATGATAATTGTACAATTGCAACTGCGAATCCAACTCAGGATACTGATACTTTCTTTAGAAACAGTTATGCACACGAAATACTTTTTGTGCATCAGGGAACTGGTGAGCTACTTTCCGAATATGGTCGGTTACTGTTTGGTGAATGGGATTACATTGTTATTCCGAAAGGGACAACATACCAGGTAAAATTCAAGAATTATAAAAAAGCAAAATTATTTATTGTTGAATCCTCTACACCTTTCGATATTCCAAAGCATTTCAGAAATGAATATGGTCAGCTGACAGAAGATGCCCCCTATTATGAACGTGATTTTCATGTTCCTGAATTTATGGATCCAATCGATCTAAAAGGAAAATTTGAAATAGTTTTAAAGGTAAGAAACAGGTTTTTCAAATACCAGGTTCCTCATCATCCATTCGATGTTGTTGGATGGGATGGCTTTCTCTATCCTTATACTTTTAACATTAAAGAATACGCACCAAAGGTCGGTAAAATTCATTTACCGCCTCCGATACATTTGGTTTTTACAACCGAGCATTTTGTGATCTGTAATTTCGTTCCTCGTTTATATGATTTTCATCCTGATGCAATTCCTGCACCTTACTATCATTCAAATGTAGATAGTGATGAAGTTCTCTATTATGTGCACGGAAATTTCATGTCGAGAAAAGGAATAAAGAAAGGATCAATCACGTTGCATCCAATGGGAATACCTCACGGACCTCAACCTGGCAAAACTGAGGCTTCAATTGGTAAAAAGGAAACCGATGAATATGCAATTATGATTGATACATTTCAGCCATTGCAGGTGACAAGGAATGTGAAAGAAACCATGGCTGAGAAGTACAGTCAATCCTGGCTTGAAAAAAAATAATAAGAGAAAACCTGAAATGAAACTCGTATCATACACAACAAAGAAAAAAGACAGACTTGGAATTTATGTAGATGGAAAAATTTATAATCTTCAGGAATGTGCAGTAGGATTAGGACTTGAATTACCAAATCGGATGAGAAGATTTCTTCGAGGTGGTGAAGAAATGATGGAAAATGCAAGAAAGGTAGAAGCAGCTATAAAGGAAGGGAAGATTACTTCTTTTGTGACAGACGAAAATTTAAAATTATTAGCACCGATTCCAAATCCGCCTTCTTGCAGAGATGGATATGCTTTCAGACAGCACGTGGCAACAGCAAGAAGAAATCGTGGTGTTGAAATGATTCCCGAGTTCGATCAGTATCCCGTTTTCTACTTCACAAACCACAACGCAATTTTTGGAGAAGGTGAGATTCGAGTGGAAGATGATCATCTTCGTCAACTTGATTTTGAACTTGAAGCTGCGATCGTCATTGGTAAAGAAGGACGAAATATAGAAGCTAAAGAAGCTGACATTTATATTGCTGGTTATTTGATAATGAATGATCTTTCTGCACGAGTGCTTCAAATGGAAGAAATGAAATTAAATCTCGGTCCGGCAAAAGGAAAAGATTTTGCTTCAAGCATTGGTCCTTGGCTTGTTACTCCTGATGAACTTGAGCCGTATAAAATATCAACTGAATTTGGAAATAAGTACGATCTGCAGATGACTGCAAAGCATAATGGCAAGCAAATCTCTGATGGGAATATGAAAGATATGAACTGGACTTTTGCCGAGATTATTGAACGGGCATCATATGGAGTCAGATTGTTGCCGGGGGATGTAATTGGTTCAGGAACAGTCGGGACAGGTTGTTATCTTGAGTTAAACGGAACTTGGGCGATAGAAGCTAAAGAAAATGGAAAAGATTTTGACCCAATCTGGCTTCAAGATGGTGATGAAATCGAACTTGAAATCACCGAACTAGGTGTTCTCAAAAACACAATTCGAAAAGCAAAGAAAAGCAGATCGATATTAGCTAAGAAAAAGAAAACTTCTTAATGCTTCATTACGAACCGAAAGATTTATCAGTTCCGGAAGTTCACAGATTACTTCTCGGGGGTGTTGCACCAAGACCTATTGCACTTGTCTCAACAATTTCTACTGATGGAATAAATAACTTATCACCATTTTCTTTCTTCAATGCTTTTGGTGCAAATCCACCGATAGTTGCTTTTTCACCTTCAAGAAGAGGAAGAGATGCAACGTTAAAGGATACCTACAACAATTTAATTGCAATAAAAGAATGCGTAATACAGTCCGTAACTCATGCGATGGTTGAGCAGGTGAGTCTTGCATCTACAGAATATCCCTCTGAATATGATGAGTTCATTAAATCTGGATTAACTCCGATTGATTCTGATCTGGTAAAACCAAAAAGAGTTAAAGAGTCACCATTCCAGTTAGAATGTAAAGTGTTAGAGATAAGAAGTTTTGGCAAAGCGGGTGCATCTGCAAATATTGCAATTTGTGAGGTACTGAAGTTTCATGTTGCTGAAGATTTGTTTACTAATGGTATTATTGATCCGATCAAAATAGATTTAGTTGCAAGAATGTCTGGAAGCTTTTATTCCCGTGCTGCGAACGGAATTTTTTCTTTGGAACAACCGGGAAATAAGAAGTGCATCGGTTATGATCAACTGCCATTACATATCAGAACATCCGAAATTTATTCAGCAAATGATTTAGGTAAGTTTGGTCATTCAGAATTAATTCCTTCTTTAGAGGATGTAAAGTTCTATATCCAAAAAGTCTCCGATGAGAAAATCGATGGATTTGAAGAAGGATTGGAAGCCTTCTATAGATATCAGCGATTGAATGATTACAAGAAAATGTTAAAAGCATCATTGATGTTGAATGAGAATCAAAAGATTATGATTGAGTTGTCAGCTAAAACTGCGCTGGCCAATAATGATATTGACTTTGCCTGGAAAGCTGCTTTGTATGCAGGAATGATCAAATAATTCATTTAAGAAATTAAAGGTAATTACGACTCACCTCGCAAGTGAGTTTTTTACTATAATGAGCAACTCAAAACCACTTTGGATACCGTCGGGAGATAGAATTCGAACTTCAAACTTCTCGAAGTATTATAATTTTCTTAAGAGAGAATATAATCTTTCATTCAGTGATTATAATCAGCTTCATACCTGGTCCGTTACAGAAAGTGAGAAATTTTGGGAATCTATTTGGAAGTTCAGCGGGATAATTCATTCTAATTCTTATGAAAAAGTACTTGATAAACGAATTATGCCCGGTGCTAATTGGTTCGAAGGTAGCCGACTAAACTTTGCTGAAAATCTATTAAAATACAATGATGATCACCTGACCATCATTAGCAGCAGGGAAGATAAACCAGAAGTATCAATCACATATGCTGAATTAAATAAACTTGTAACATCATGTAGCGCTGGTTTGAGAAAACTTGGTGTTAAAACAGGCGACAGGGTTGCAGGATTTGTAACTAATATTTCTGAATCAATTATTGCAATGCTGGCTACAACAAGCATTGGAGCTGTCTGGACATCATGCTCCCCTGATTTTGGAACACAAGGTGTACTTGACCGTTTTGGTCAAGTTAAACCAAAAGTTTTGTTTGCAATAGAAGAATATCAATACAACGGAAAATTAATTGATTGTAAAGAAAAGGTTGAAAACATAGTCTCGCAAATCCCGGAAATTGAGAAGATAATCTGGATACCACAATACCAGGATTTAAAACAACCACATGCTACCAATAATAATCAGGAGATAAATAGTTCTAAGTTCATACATTTTAATGATTTATTAGATAACACCTCAAAAATAATCGGGTTTGAGCAGTTACCATTTAATCATCCGGTTTATATAATGTATTCTTCCGGAACTACCGGACTTCCAAAGTGCATGGTGCATGGTGCTGGAGGAACTTTACTTCAGCATTTTAAAGAACATAGCCTTCATACGGATTTAAAGAGAGAAGAAGTAATTACCTATTATACAACCTGTGGCTGGATGATGTGGAATTGGTTGGTAAGCTCGCTACAGGTTGGAGCAACCATCTTTCTTTATGATGGAAATCCTGTTTATCCTGACAATGATGTCTTATGGATGAAAGTCGAAAAGCATAAAATTTCCGTATTTGGTACATCTCCAAAATATCTTTCAATATTCAATAAGACTAATTTTGTACCTAAGAAAAAGTATGATCTAAGTTCGTTAAGATCAATTCTTTCAACAGGCTCACCTCTTCCCGAAGAAACATTTCATTGGGTTTATGAAAATGTAAAATCCGACTTGCAGCTTTCATCGATTTCAGGTGGGACAGATATAATTTCCTGCTTTATGCTTGGGAATCCGATTCTTCCTGTTTATGCAGGAGAAATTCAATGCAAAGGATTAGGAATGAAGGTCGAAGCTTTCAATGAAAAAGGCAAATCAGTTGTTGGTGAAAAAGGTGAACTGGTTTGTACCGAACCATTTCCATCTATGCCGGTTTATTTTTGGGATGATGAAAATGGCGAGAAATATCGTAAAGCATATTTTGAAAAGTATTTGGGGATCTGGACTCATGGTGACTATATTAAAATTACGGAGTCAGGCGGAATAGTAGTTTACGGAAGATCAGATGCAACACTTAATCCCGGTGGAGTTCGTATAGGTACTGCAGAAATTTACCGGATAGTTGAAGAACTGGACGGAATTAGTGACAGCATTGTTGTTGGAAAAAAGTTCAATGGTGATGAAAAGATTGTCTTATTTGTTGTGCTTAAACAAGGTGTAAAGTTGAATAAAAATTTTAAAGATAAAATAAAATCAGAACTTAAATCGAGAGCAACACCAAGACATGTTCCGAGTGAAATTTATGAAGTGAAAGAAGTACCAAGAACTATTAGCGGGAAGAAGGTTGAGATTGCAGTAAGTAAAATTTTGAATGGGGAAGAGGTCGAAAATAAGGACGCGCTTGCTAATCCGGATTCGCTTAACCAATTTTACAAATATTCTTCGAATCAATCCTAGATATATAAAGCTCTTCCAAAATCACGACGGTGATTTAATGTAATTTCACTCTCCTCGCCAAGAAATTTGAATATTGCTATACATATTTTCCTTGCACCATCATCTTCATAGTTTCTATCAGTTCTGATGATGTCGATCATCTTAGTCAAACCTGCGTCAAAGTTTTGATTTCTTATATCCTGTATTGCATTTAGGTATTCAGCTTTAACTTCACCTTCCGGAAAATTATTCTTGTCACGACTAATTAATTCTGCAAGGGTATTTATTGATTCTGCGAGTTCAATATTGTTGAGATTTCCATCAACATTTTGTGTTAAGCGCAGAGCTTCTTTCTGATCTTCGAATAGCAGAATTTTGGCAAGCAGTACTTTAACTTCGCTGTTGTTTATATCTCCTTTGTGAACATCCTCGAGAATTGCTTTTGCAATATCAACATCTCCGTTTTTCAAATATATTTTTGCGTGTTCAATCTGATCTGTAAACTTGCTCGGAATTGATTTCTTCAGCCAATCCTTTATCGCTTGTTCGGGTAAAGCACCTGTAAACTCGTTGATGACTTTTCCATCTTTGAAAAGTTTTACATTCGGAATTCCACGAATCCCGTACTGCATCGCTATTTGTTGGTTTTTGTCAGTGTCGATTTTTACAAGTTCCCAGGCTTCTTTGTTTTCTTCAGCAAGTTTTTCAAGAACCGGTCCAATCATTTTGCATGGACCGCACCATTCAGCCCAGAAATCAACCAATACAGGTTTATTGTAGCTTTTTTCAATTACATCTTTTTGAAAATCTTTTACTTCTGACATATCATCCCTTTGGGAGTAGTTCATTATCTTTCAATTTTTTTTATTGAT
This region of bacterium genomic DNA includes:
- the glmM gene encoding phosphoglucosamine mutase, producing the protein MGTLMSSISGIRGIVGDGLEPEIIIKHTNAFADFVGSGKVVVGRDARITGEMVNQITTGTLLAKGIDVIDIGICPTPTVQFNVKKLNANGGIAISASHNPNEWNALKLLNSTGQFLSPEEYLQMQMFLQNDKQSYKSWDKIGKWTEYSKGIQNHIDAVLDLGIIYLDEIRKRRFKVVLDCVNGAGAFVLPDFLKEFGCEVIEMNCETTGIFPRLPEPLPENLTETMKKVKGANADLGIVVDPDVDRLVLITDKGEPFIEENTITQIVHFVLSRKKGNVVVNLSTTRAVDDVAAKFGCSVFRSPVGEANVVKKMKEVDAVIGGEGSGGVIFPELHYGRDALVGIALTLQHLSDYGKSLSELKNELPQYFISKKKIDVTENPDEIIDKLTHHFSNQKINNEDGLRVDFESHWVHFRKSNTEPIIRIIVEAKSEAEAKDFSEKYLQLIKS
- a CDS encoding endonuclease III gives rise to the protein MVKHFGVPERPAKLPNPVDTLIATILSQNTNDRNSYRAYQNLKSRYKSWKEVAEVSRKQIESTIKVAGLGKQKSSAIKKFLSSLKKRNDNFDMRYLQKMQDDEILNELTSINGIGVKTASCVLLFSLDRNVCPVDTHVHRTLNRIGLVDTKTPVKTFELISGKLPKGIAHQFHTNLIKLGRIICKSAKPLCSVCPILKQCKYEHKNIQPVTVRKGNGFLLLDSI
- the hppD gene encoding 4-hydroxyphenylpyruvate dioxygenase; the encoded protein is MAEQLGLLGYDYVEFYVGSAKMWAYWHAKAMGMKIVGYSGPETGVKGKVSYYLEQNNLRIVVTSAINPSQYQIHQFVERHGDGVKRWSLKVKDVKKAFDAALKNGAVPAWEPIKTENENGWVEEAALKLYDDAEIVFVNRDNYKGIFKPGYGKPIQKIEITTEDTGLQAIDHIVGNVRTNEMDLWANYLNKSLNFETFIDFGPGDISTQYSALLSKVVRSTEGPAIKNPINEPYEGLKKSQIEEYIDEYLGSGIQHVAVITNDIIKTIAAMRKNGMEFLSVPDTYYERLKEKGFEVTENIDDLKEHGILCDIEGKGYLLQLFTKPIGDRPTFFYEIIQRRKGAQGFGQGNFQALFESIERDQAQRGSLDKVRK
- a CDS encoding homogentisate 1,2-dioxygenase, with translation MPFYVKVGKVPPKRHTTFYKEDGKSLYREELFSTKGFSGIYSNKYHLYMPPQVEKIEEIRNRKSAEWPDAPLQYYHFFTDDKKTEGNFITSRNEFLKNDNCTIATANPTQDTDTFFRNSYAHEILFVHQGTGELLSEYGRLLFGEWDYIVIPKGTTYQVKFKNYKKAKLFIVESSTPFDIPKHFRNEYGQLTEDAPYYERDFHVPEFMDPIDLKGKFEIVLKVRNRFFKYQVPHHPFDVVGWDGFLYPYTFNIKEYAPKVGKIHLPPPIHLVFTTEHFVICNFVPRLYDFHPDAIPAPYYHSNVDSDEVLYYVHGNFMSRKGIKKGSITLHPMGIPHGPQPGKTEASIGKKETDEYAIMIDTFQPLQVTRNVKETMAEKYSQSWLEKK
- a CDS encoding fumarylacetoacetate hydrolase family protein codes for the protein MKLVSYTTKKKDRLGIYVDGKIYNLQECAVGLGLELPNRMRRFLRGGEEMMENARKVEAAIKEGKITSFVTDENLKLLAPIPNPPSCRDGYAFRQHVATARRNRGVEMIPEFDQYPVFYFTNHNAIFGEGEIRVEDDHLRQLDFELEAAIVIGKEGRNIEAKEADIYIAGYLIMNDLSARVLQMEEMKLNLGPAKGKDFASSIGPWLVTPDELEPYKISTEFGNKYDLQMTAKHNGKQISDGNMKDMNWTFAEIIERASYGVRLLPGDVIGSGTVGTGCYLELNGTWAIEAKENGKDFDPIWLQDGDEIELEITELGVLKNTIRKAKKSRSILAKKKKTS
- a CDS encoding flavin reductase family protein, whose translation is MLHYEPKDLSVPEVHRLLLGGVAPRPIALVSTISTDGINNLSPFSFFNAFGANPPIVAFSPSRRGRDATLKDTYNNLIAIKECVIQSVTHAMVEQVSLASTEYPSEYDEFIKSGLTPIDSDLVKPKRVKESPFQLECKVLEIRSFGKAGASANIAICEVLKFHVAEDLFTNGIIDPIKIDLVARMSGSFYSRAANGIFSLEQPGNKKCIGYDQLPLHIRTSEIYSANDLGKFGHSELIPSLEDVKFYIQKVSDEKIDGFEEGLEAFYRYQRLNDYKKMLKASLMLNENQKIMIELSAKTALANNDIDFAWKAALYAGMIK
- a CDS encoding acetoacetate--CoA ligase, with product MSNSKPLWIPSGDRIRTSNFSKYYNFLKREYNLSFSDYNQLHTWSVTESEKFWESIWKFSGIIHSNSYEKVLDKRIMPGANWFEGSRLNFAENLLKYNDDHLTIISSREDKPEVSITYAELNKLVTSCSAGLRKLGVKTGDRVAGFVTNISESIIAMLATTSIGAVWTSCSPDFGTQGVLDRFGQVKPKVLFAIEEYQYNGKLIDCKEKVENIVSQIPEIEKIIWIPQYQDLKQPHATNNNQEINSSKFIHFNDLLDNTSKIIGFEQLPFNHPVYIMYSSGTTGLPKCMVHGAGGTLLQHFKEHSLHTDLKREEVITYYTTCGWMMWNWLVSSLQVGATIFLYDGNPVYPDNDVLWMKVEKHKISVFGTSPKYLSIFNKTNFVPKKKYDLSSLRSILSTGSPLPEETFHWVYENVKSDLQLSSISGGTDIISCFMLGNPILPVYAGEIQCKGLGMKVEAFNEKGKSVVGEKGELVCTEPFPSMPVYFWDDENGEKYRKAYFEKYLGIWTHGDYIKITESGGIVVYGRSDATLNPGGVRIGTAEIYRIVEELDGISDSIVVGKKFNGDEKIVLFVVLKQGVKLNKNFKDKIKSELKSRATPRHVPSEIYEVKEVPRTISGKKVEIAVSKILNGEEVENKDALANPDSLNQFYKYSSNQS
- the trxA gene encoding thioredoxin; protein product: MSEVKDFQKDVIEKSYNKPVLVDFWAEWCGPCKMIGPVLEKLAEENKEAWELVKIDTDKNQQIAMQYGIRGIPNVKLFKDGKVINEFTGALPEQAIKDWLKKSIPSKFTDQIEHAKIYLKNGDVDIAKAILEDVHKGDINNSEVKVLLAKILLFEDQKEALRLTQNVDGNLNNIELAESINTLAELISRDKNNFPEGEVKAEYLNAIQDIRNQNFDAGLTKMIDIIRTDRNYEDDGARKICIAIFKFLGEESEITLNHRRDFGRALYI